A DNA window from Ostrea edulis chromosome 5, xbOstEdul1.1, whole genome shotgun sequence contains the following coding sequences:
- the LOC125650231 gene encoding uncharacterized protein LOC125650231 has translation MRYTLAVLVTLWVVGINAVYEVPVQKGKIWGRQKERKMKGWCEFELNEYRDTGEIKMDLIFDKSTRNLKIWLMNIEKTLNNGRSYELSNKHPHQNMLLKVKFILSYTGGKKNYPKGKCISNITPPSPTTLKPSTQAPVTQSSNTSQSSITTPTQQPSTAAPSQQPSAGAEELQPATLAPTQQPLTATLIQQPAYQASTTDALLNTTHDYGFILHQSILFYEAQQAGNLTNNRISWRKNATTLDRGINGEDLTGGWYDAGDIVNFNLPMAGSTTNLALGLLNWKDAYEKAGELDNMYNSIKWPLDYFLKCWNTNKTIYYAQVGNGAQDHSKWRRPEDITTPRPAYYLDSNKKGSDVVGETVAAMAAGAMVFKDKDPAYSQRLRSSAESLYIFAKTIKGLYNSDISDAGSFYKSSRYQDELCSSATLLYMLTDNTTYLTEAESFYNEYATDNAPWAFDWDDKTALCQVLLYNATQKSVYKSRTETFVTAYMPGGSLPYTKCGLAFRLEWGSLRYSANAAFISLLAAQNGIGDADSYKTWAMSQIHYMVGDNNKNFSYVIGYGSSYPLRPHHRGSSCSPAPAPCNWNSFGSKDPNPNILYGALVGGPDQNDSYVDERDNFKTNEVTCDYNAGFQSAVAGLLHFALNGDLPVAPARKWPTVTILTPSRKMGYLGRVQMSQCVRNNPFNCNSNSPILTQVRTDGAAIVWFSLAIVWVLTAACTSAYTVSIQTKSDWWQGSVHYFNGYCELQIDKTYNKEQVTVEMRLDTPTNDLQIWKLAMDRKNTDGTVYWLYNPEYMHAGVETVDFILKYSENNIPSGVCITNLPSPDQSTTTTSTTTSSTSTSSPTTSATTTTPSTTTPSTAGTETTQSPGNGVYEVPVVKVEGPWGGGSSWGFKAKCSFEVTSSWPTGTFLVDLNLNQETSNLQIWKMDVLNNINNGVLYKLANKYWVSPGSFEFSFIVSYTGDQNSYPRAHNYGLILEKSILFYEAQQSGDLLPSHRIDWRGDSALGDSGIYGEDLTGGWYDAGDGVKFNLPMSASVVNLAVGLIRWGDAYQASQQLQHIYNSLKWPLDYFLKCWRNDTHIYYAQVGNGDVDHSYWTRPEDMTMSRPPYFLNTTKRGSDVAGGTAAALAAGSIAFVNKDPSYSSTLLASAENLYAFAKAHPGTYNNDIPEGAKFYRSSEYKDEMCVSAALLYKATDKQDYLNDAIGFYNSYDHSGWAYDWDDKTMLCDVLLYEITQDTTYKTAVENFITSYRPGGSVSYTPCGLAWRLEWGPLRYSANAAFIALLAADVGIGNAVTYKEWAMSQIHYMLGDNGNDFSYVVGYGTNFPLRPHHRSSSCDSDSICDWNDFNRDGPNPHVLEGALVGGPGVNDYYEDERDNYKTNEVACDYNAGFQSAVAGLLHFAVNGNLPAAPSPWC, from the exons ATGAG ATACACCCTAGCAGTTTTAGTGACTCTCTGGGTGGTGGGTATTAATGCAGTTTATGAGGTACCCGTACAGAAGGGTAAGATATGGGGGAGGCAGAAAGAGCGTAAAATGAAAGGCTGGTGTGAATTTGAACTGAACGAATACAGAGATACAGGGGAAATCAAAATGGATCTCATCTTTGACAAGTCCACACgaaatctcaag ATATGGTTAATGAATATTGAGAAAACACTAAACAACGGACGGTCTTATGAATTATCCAACAAACATCCACATCAAAACATGCTGCTAAAAGTTAAATTCATATTATCATATACTGGTGGAAAGAAAAACTACCCAAAGGGTAAATGCATAAGTAATATTACGCCGCCATCTCCAACGACTTTAAAACCCAGTACACAAGCACCTGTGACGCAATCCAGCAACACTTCACAGTCTTCTATAACAACACCAACACAGCAACCTTCAACAGCAGCACCATCTCAGCAACCCTCAGCTGGGGCAGAAGAGCTGCAACCTGCGACATTGGCACCAACACAGCAACCTTTAACCGCAACACTAATACAACAGCCGGCTTATCAGGCATCAACAACAGATGCCCTCCTGAACACAACACATGATTATGGGTTTATTCTCCATCAATCAATTTTATTCTATGAAGCCCAGCAAGCTGGCAACCTTACAAACAACAGGATTTCTTGGAGGAAAAATGCTACCACATTAGATAGAGGGATTAATGGAGAAGATCTGACTGGAGGATGGTATGATG CCGGTGATATAGTGAACTTTAACCTCCCTATGGCCGGTTCCACCACAAATTTGGCCCTAGGTTTGTTGAATTGGAAGGACGCTTATGAGAAGGCTGGGGAACTGGATAATATGTACAACTCAATTAAATGGCCTTTAGACTACTTCCTAAAGTGTTGGAACACCAACAAGACGATTTACTACGCACAG GTAGGTAATGGTGCTCAAGATCATTCCAAATGGCGACGGCCAGAGGACATAACCACCCCAAGGCCTGCCTATTACCTGGACAGCAATAAAAAAGGAAGTGACGTGGTAGGGGAGACTGTGGCCGCCATGGCTGCCGGAGCTATGGTCTTCAAAGATAAAG ATCCTGCATATTCCCAAAGACTTCGTTCCAGTGCCGAGAGCTTATACATTTTTGCCAAAACAATAAAAGGTTTATACAACAGCGACATTAGTGATGCAGGTAGTTTCTACAA GTCGTCTCGGTATCAAGATGAATTGTGTTCCAGTGCGACACTTCTGTACATGCTGACAGACAATACTACCTATCTAACAGAGGCTGAGTCTTTTTATAATGAATACGCTACAGACAACGCGCCTTGGGCTTTCGACTGGGACGATAAAACCGCTCTTTGCCAA GTATTATTGTACAACGCTACCCAGAAATCTGTGTACAAATCTAGAACGGAGACCTTTGTGACAGCATATATGCCGGGTGGTTCCCTCCCCTATACTAAGTGTGGACTAGCATTCCGATTAGAATGGGGTTCATTACGATACTCAG CTAATGCAGCGTTCATCTCCTTGCTGGCTGCACAGAATGGCATTGGTGACGCAGATTCTTACAAGACGTGGGCAATGTCACAAATTCACTATATGGTTGGCGACAACAACAAGAACTTTAGCTATGTGATTGGTTATGGATCTAGTTATCCTTTGAGACCGCATCATAGAGGAAG TTCCTGTTCGCCTGCGCCTGCACCTTGTAATTGGAATTCATTCGGAAGTAAAGACCCTAATCCCAACATCCTTTATGGCGCTCTGGTTGGTGGACCAGATCAAAATGATTCCTATGTTGATGAGAGAGACAACTTCAAAACAAATGAAGTGACGTGTGACTACAATGCCGGGTTTCAGTCCGCGGTAGCAG gaTTACTCCATTTCGCTCTAAATGGTGATCTTCCAGTTGCTCCAGCACGGAAAT GGCCCACCGTTACCATACTAACCCCCAGTAGAAAGATGGGTTATTTGGGTAGAGTTCAAATGTCACAATGCGTAAGAAACAATCCGTTCAATTGCAACTCGAATAGCCCAATTCTTACTCAGGTGAGAACCGACGGAGCAGCTATCGTTTG GTTTAGTCTGGCCATCGTCTGGGTCCTCACAGCCGCCTGTACCTCTGCTTATACCGTCTCTATACAGACAAAATCTGACTGGTGGCAGGGGTCTGTGCATTATTTCAATGGTTACTGCGAGCTTCAGATAGATAAAACATATAATAAAGAACAGGTGACCGTGGAAATGAGACTGGACACACCAACCAACGACCTACAG ATATGGAAGCTAGCCATGGATAGGAAAAATACTGACGGAACAGTGTACTGGCTGTACAATCCCGAATACATGCACGCGGGAGTAGAGACAGTCGATTTTATCCTTAAGTACAGTGAAAACAACATTCCTTCTGGAGTATGTATAACTAATCTTCCATCCCCTGAccaatcaacaacaacaacgtcAACAACAACATCATCAACAAGTACAAGTTCTCCCACTACCTCCGCCACAACTACAACTCCCTCAACTACAACTCCCTCAACTGCAGGAACCGAAACGACACAATCTCCTGGAAATGGAGTGTATGAAGTCCCTGTTGTTAAGGTGGAGGGTCCATGGGGTGGCGGTTCTTCTTGGGGGTTCAAGGCGAAGTGTAGCTTTGAAGTAACCAGTTCCTGGCCGACTGGAACATTTCTGGTCGATCTGAATCTAAACCAGGAAACGTCCAATCTACAG ATATGGAAAATGGATGTATTAAACAACATTAATAATGGGGTTCTGTACAAACTAGCTAATAAATATTGGGTCTCGCCGGGCTCGTTTGAATTCAGCTTTATAGTAAGTTACACTGGCGATCAAAACAGCTACCCGAGAG CGCACAACTACGGCCTCATTCTAGAGAAGTCCATCCTATTCTACGAGGCCCAGCAGTCGGGGGATCTGCTCCCTAGCCACCGTATTGATTGGCGGGGAGACTCGGCTCTTGGGGATTCCGGAATTTACGGGGAGGATCTAACTGGTGGATGGTATGATG CCGGTGATGGGGTGAAATTTAATTTGCCTATGTCTGCGTCAGTGGTTAACCTGGCCGTGGGGTTGATCAGATGGGGAGATGCTTACCAGGCCTCACAGCAGCTGCAGCACATTTACAACTCTTTAAAATGGCCTCTTGACTACTTTCTGAAATGCTGGCGAAATGACACCCATATCTACTATGCGCAG GTTGGTAATGGTGATGTTGACCACTCTTACTGGACTCGTCCGGAGGACATGACTATGTCCAGGCCTCCATACTTTCTCAACACCACTAAGAGAGGAAGTGACGTAGCAGGGGGTACTGCAGCAGCTTTGGCGGCAGGTTCCATCGCCTTCGTGAACAAAG ATCCTTCATATTCATCTACACTATTGGCGAGTGCTGAGAATCTCTATGCATTTGCAAAGGCACATCCAGGAACATATAACAATGATATACCAGAGGGAGCAAAATTTTATCG ATCATCGGAGTACAAAGATGAGATGTGTGTTAGTGCCGCTCTCCTTTACAAGGCCACGGACAAGCAGGACTATCTCAATGACGCTATTGGTTTCTACAATAGCTATGATCATAGTGGCTGGGCCTATGACTGGGATGATAAAACTATGCTCTGTGAC GTTCTTCTCTACGAAATTACACAAGACACAACATATAAGACTGCTGTTGAAAATTTCATCACTTCTTATAGACCAGGTGGCTCTGTGTCCTACACGCCGTGTGGACTCGCCTGGAGACTGGAATGGGGGCCACTGAGATACTCTG CAAACGCAGCCTTTATTGCACTTCTGGCAGCGGACGTGGGGATTGGGAACGCAGTAACATATAAGGAGTGGGCAATGTCACAAATTCACTATATGCTAGGCGATAACGGCAATGATTTCAGCTACGTTGTCGGCTACGGTACCAATTTCCCATTGAGACCACATCACCGTTCCAG TTCTTGCGATTCAGACAGTATTTGTGATTGGAATGACTTCAACAGAGACGGTCCCAATCCGCACGTGCTTGAAGGCGCTCTTGTCGGTGGTCCCGGAGTGAACGATTACTACGAGGACGAGAGAGACAATTATAAGACCAACGAAGTGGCGTGCGATTATAATGCAGGTTTCCAGTCTGCCGTGGCCG GTCTTCTTCATTTCGCTGTAAACGGTAACTTGCCTGCCGCTCCATCACCGTGGTGTTGA